The Streptomyces collinus DNA segment GCGGGGGTCTGCGCCCGGAAGACCGCCAGCGCCACGGTCAGCACCCGCGAGCTGTCGCTGTAGGAGACCATCAGCGGCCAGAAGTAGTCGTTCCAGGAGGTGATGTACGTCAGCACCCCCAGCGTGATGATCGGCGTGGACGCCATCGGCAGCACCACCCGGAAGAAGATCTTGATCTTTCCGGCGCCGTCGAGCAGTGCGGCCTCCTCGACCTCCTTGGGGATGTTCATGAAGAACTGCCGCAGGAAGAACACCGCGAACGGCGTCATGAACATGGTGGGCAGCGCGATGCCGAGGAGCGTGTCGATCAGGTGCAGCTGTTTGATGAGCACGAAGTTCGGCAGCAAGGTGAAGATGGCCGGCACCATCATCCCGGCCAGGAACAGCCCGAACACCTTGTCCCGGCCACGCCAGCGCAGCCGCGAGAAGGCGTACGCGGCCATCGCGGAGAAGAAGATCTGGCATCCGGTGATCAGGGTCGAGACCAGCACCGAGTTGAGCAGGTAGCGCCAGAAGTCCAGCCCGCCGCCCGCGCCGCCCTGCGCGACGGCCTCCTCGGCGGACTGCAGGCCCAGCGCCCGCTCGAAGCCGCTGGTGGTGAGGTCCACGGGCAGGGGGTTGGTGGGGTCGGCGCTCAGGCCCGCGTTGGTCGAGAGCGCGGTGCGCAGGATCCAGTAGAACGGCAGCAGGGTGATGAGGACGATCAGTCCCATCACGGTCCAGGCGGCGGCCCGCCCGAAGGGGAACCTGCGCCGGACCGGCCGCAGGGTCGTCGGTGTCGGTGTCGTCACGGCAGCCATGGCGGTGTCTCCCTTCCGTCAGCCGAGGTCGGTCCGGCCGGCCCGGGTGAGCCGGTACTGGAGGATGGTGATCGCGCTCAGCACGACCAGCAGGGCGACGGACATGGCCGAGGCGTAGCCGAACTGGAAGCGGCCGAAGGCCGAACTGTAGATGTAGTACTGCAGGACGTTGGTGGCGTTCGCCGGACCGCCCGCGGTGGTCACGGCGACGGTGTCGAACACCTGGAAGGACCCGATCACCGTCATGATCAGCACGACCGCCAGTACCGGACGCAGCAGTGGCATGGTGATCCGCCAGAACATCCGCCACTCGCTCGCGCCGTCCACGCGGGCCGCCTCGTACATGTCGTTGGGGATGGCCTGGAGGCCTGCGAACAGCAGCAGGGCGGTGTAGCCCACGTGCCGCCACACGTTGATGAGCGCGATGGTCGGGATCGCCCAGGTCTCGTCGGCGAGGAACGGGATGCGGTCCACCCCGAGGCCGCTGATGATCTCGTTGCCGATGCCGAGCTGGGTGTCGAGGATCCACAGCCAGACCAGACCGGCGACCACGTTCGACATCAGATACGGCGTCAGCACGATCCCGCGCAGCATCGCCGACTGCGTCAGCCGCTGGAGCAGGACGGCCATGGCCAGCGCCGCCACCGTCTGGACGCCGATGTTGATGGCGACATACTCGACGGTGACCCACAGGGAGTCCCAGAAGATGGGGTCGTTGACCATGCGGACGTAGTTGTCCAGGCCCACCCACTCCGCCGGCGTCAGCAGGTTGAAGCGGGTGAAGCTCAGGTAGATGCCCCGCAGGGTCGGCCAGAGCAGGAAGACCAGGAAACCGAGCAGGGCCGGCGCGATGAAGAGTGCGGCCAGCCTGCCGTCCCCCCGGTCCTCGCCGGACACCCCCTGTGGCGTCCCGGTCCTGCTGCTGGCCTCCGCCGCGCCGCCCGTGGGCAGACGTGAAGGAGGACTGCTGGAGGCGATGGTCATCGGGAGACTCCCTCGCTGCGGCGGCTCGTCCTCTGGCGGGACTTACTTTTGGTGCGAAACAATTGTCGCGTCAAGAGGTCGGCAAACATTGTTTCCCAGAAGCCGACATCGGCTTAGAGTGGTCATGTTGGTTTCGGTGTGAAAAAAATGGGTGAGGGGAGTCGGACCTTCATGACCGAAGGCACCGCCGGCTGGCTGCCGCTGAGCGCGGGGGAGCGCTCCGTGGCGATCGAAGTGCTCGTCCACGGCCCGCTCTCGCGCACGGAACTCGCCCGCAGACTGGGTCTGTCGGCCGGCAGTCTCACCCGGCTGACCAAGCCGCTGATCGAGTCGGGCCTGCTCGTCGAGGTGCCTGAAGCCGATGCGCCCGGGGAGTCGCGCCAGGGCCGCCCCTCCCAGCCGCTGGAGGTCGTCGCCGACTCGGGCTTCTTCCTCGGCTTCAAGATCACCGAGGACATGGTCTACGGCGTCGTCACCAGCCTGCGCAGCCACATCGTCGCCCGGTACGACCGCCCGCTCACCACCCACGACCCCGGCGAAGTGGCCGACGTACTGGCCGAGATGACCGCCGAACTGGCCACCGGCCACCCCCGCCTCGCCGGGATCGGCATCGGGGTCGGCGGGTTCGTCCAGGACCGTGCCGTGGTCGGCGAATCCCCCTTCCTGCTGTGGCGGGACGTCCCCCTGGCCGACCTGGTCGAGCAGCGCACCGGGCTGCCGGTGGTCGTCGAGAACGACGTCGCCGCCCTGGTCGAGGCCGAGACCTGGTTCGGAGCCGGACGCGGCCTGGAGCGCTTCGTCGTCCTCACCATCGGCGCCGGCCTCGGCTACGGGCTCGTGCTGGGCGGCAGGCGGGTGCCCTTCGCGGAGGAGGACCGCGGCTTCGGCCGGCACTGGATCGTCGACTCCAACGGGCCGCTCACCCCGGACGGCAGGCGCGGCAGCGCCGTCTCACTGCTGACCATCCCCAGCATCCGCTACCAGATCCGGGCCGCTACCGGCGGCGACCACACCTACGACGAGATCCTCGCCCTGGCCGCCGCCGGGGACCCGATGCCCGCCCGGGTCGTCGACGAGGCCGCGCGTGCCCTGGGGACGCTCGTCGCGCAGATCTCCAACTTCGTGATGCCGCAGAAGATCCTGCTCGCGGGGGAGGGGGTCGGGCTGATGGACGTGGCCGGGAAGACGGTCGAGGAGACGATCCGTGAGCACCGTCACCCGCTGGCCGCCCCGGTCGGTCTGGAGACGAAGGTGTCCGACTTCCACGACTGGGCCCGCGGCGCGGCCGTGTTGGCCATCAAGGTGCTGGTGCTGGGGTCGGCCGAAGCGTGAACGACGGTGAACTTCCCGGTGCCGAAAGGTACTCACAGGCGGCTGATGTGAACAGCCTCACGTTTACCGGGAGATGGACGTGATCAGCAACACTGTCCGAAATGCCCGATTGGCTCCTGATTACTCACATCGCCTTCACGTCCGGCGACGTATGCTTCACAGCATGTCCACCACCGTTGAAACATCATCCGAGCGATCGGCTGACGAGGTCAACGAGGAGATCCGTGCGCTGTGGCGCCGGTCGGGCGGGACACTGAGCGTCGAGCAGCGCGAGGAGTACCAGCGGCTCGTCCTGGAGTGGGCCGCCGCGGCCCCGCAGCCGGCCCCCGCGGCCTGACCCTCGCCCCCGTCACCCGGGCATCGGACCCTCGTCGAGGGGCACCCCTGATCCGATGGGTGCCCTTCTCGCACTTTCCTCGGCCGTCGTCTACGGCATCGTGGACTTCGCCGGCGGTCTGCTGTCCCGGCGCGTGCATCACACGGCCGTCACCTTCCTCGGCCAGCTGGGCGGGCTACTGCTCGCCTGCGCCGCCGCGCTCCTCCTGCCCGCCGACGCCGTCCACCTCGCCGACCTGCTCTGGGGAGCGCTGTCCGGCGTCGGGAGCGGCACGGCCATGTGGTTCCTCAACCGCGGGCTGAGCAGGGGGGACATGAGTGTCGTGGTGCCGGTGAGCGCCGTCACCGGTGTCGCGCTGTCGGTGCTGTGCGGGGTGCTCGTCCTCGGCGACCGCCCGGGCGCCGTCGCCTGGCTGGGCATCGCCGTCACGGTCCCCTCGCTGTGGTTCGTCGCCGGTGGCAGGGCCGGTGCCGGGAAGGGGACAGCGGACGGACTGGTCGCCAGTCTGGGCGTCGCCGTGCAGTACCTCGCCCTCGGACAGGCCGGGCCCGGAAGCGGGCTGTGGCCCGTCGCCGCGGGCCGGGTCGCCGCGGTCCTCGTGCTCCTGCCGGACGCCGCGCGGCACGCCCGCCGGCTGAAGCTGCCGCCGGTCCGCTGCGTCCGAGCCGTCCTCATCGGGGCCGGTGCGGCCCTCGGCCTCGTGCTGTATCTGCTCGCCGCCCAGCGGCAGTTGCTGGCTGTCGCCGTGGTGCTGGCCTCCCTGTACCCGGCCCTCCCCGTGGTGCTGGGCCTCGCCCTGCTGCGCGAGCGGATCAGCCGCCGTCAGGCGGTGGGGCTGCTGGGGGCGGGGATCGCGACCGTACTGCTCACCCTGGGCTGACGGGCCCGTCCCGCGACCGCCGGCCACCCGCGTCATCCCCAAGTGGCCGAGTAGTACTGCCGGTACGCCTTGCGGTCCTGCTCCGCACGGATCCACCGGGTGGCCACCAGGGCCACGAGGCTGCCCCCGATGACGAGCATGCCGGGGCCCACATTGCGCGGGTCGGTGAGGCGGCTGAGCAGCGTCGACACGTCCGTGCCCGTGATCGGCGCCGACGAACCGGGCGAGGCCGCTCCGGGCGAGGCCGACGGCGCGGGTGCGGCGCCCGTGCCACCGGACGACTTGGCCACGATGAGCTTGACGCCGAGCTCGGTCAGCGCCTTCGTCACCGGCTGGAAGAACGTCGTGCCGCCCGCCTTGCAGTCGCCGCTGCCGCCCGAGGTCAGGCCGATCGCGATGCCGTCGGCGAACATCGGGCCTCCGCTGTCACCGGGTTCGGCGCACACGTTCGTCTCGATGAGGCCGGTGACCGTGCCCTCGGGGTAGTTGACCGTCGCGTTGAGCGCCGTCACCTCTCCCTGGCGCAGTCCGCTGGTGCTGCCGCTGCGGAAGATCTTCTGCCCGACCTCCGCGTCGGCCACGCCCGTGATCCGCACGCCCTTGCCGTCACCGACCGCCACCACGTCCGCGCCCTTGCCCGCACGGCCACCGTCGTATTTCACCAGGGAGTAGTCGTCGCCGGGGAAGCTCCCCCGGAGCGACGTGCCGACCTGCTGCCGGCCCCGGTCGTCGGCGAACCAGACGGAACCGTCGGGCCCGCAGTGCCCCGCCGTGAGGATGAAGTCGCTCTTCCCGTCGGTCACGTTGAACCCCGCCGAACAGCGCCCGGCGGTCGACAGGATGGGCTGCGCGCCGTTGATCCGCGTGGTGAACGTGCCCTCGGTGCGCTCCATCCGCACGAAGGAGCCGATGCCCTCGGCGACCTCGGTCATCCGGGACCAGGCGGAGGCGGAGACGGTGCTGTCACCCCGCACCACCACCTGGTTGCTCTTGTAGTCCAGAGCCCACGAGGTTCCGGCCACCCGGGGGGCCGAACGCAACGTCGAAGCAGCGGACTTGAGGTCGCTCATGCTGTGACGGACCATCTTGGCCTGCGCGCCGGCGCGCTTCACCTCGGCGGCCGCCTTCTCGTCCGTCACGGCGACGACCGGCCGCCCGGCGGAGTCGATCCAGCTGCCCGCCGTGCGCGCGTTCCCGAGCCGGGACACGAGGTCGGTGCCCTCGCCCGTCGCCGGCGGCGCGGTGAACGGGACGCCGATGACCGGGGCCGGCGGCTCGCTCGCCACGGCGTTGGTGACCATCGCTCCTCCGAGGAGGAGTCCGCCGACGGCCGCCAGCCGTGTCACTCGCCGGACGACCCGTCGTCGTGCGTGCCTCATGCATGGCTCCCGAACCAGAACATCACGATGCGAACACCGCAGGGCCCTCCTTGAGTTGAGTGCCCTTCATTCATTACGGGGCGGAGCCGTGCCGTGTTCAGCGCACCGGTGATCTCTTCGGTGTCAGCCGGTGACCGGGGCCGCGAGCAGGGCCCCGCTGCGCGCGTCGCCCCACACCGAATCCGGGTCGACGTAGGGCCGCAGCAGGGCGGTGAGCACCGGGTCCCCGCGGCCGTTCAGCTCGTCGGAGGCGATCTTGCGGGCGATCCCGGCGAGGAAATCCGCCACCTGCACCCGCGCGTCGTCACGGGCCACGACGAGCCGCAGCCCCGCCAGGCCGATCCCGGCCCGCCGGGCCGTGCCCGCGATCCAGGCGATGCGCTCCGGCGTCAGCATGTTCTGCCGGTCGTGCACGAGGTGGACCGGCCGCCCGCTCCCGCTCCAGAGCGCGGCCGTCCGCACGATCGCCGGGAGCAGCGGGTTGAGCAGCGGGATCAGGGGCGGTCCGGCCAGGAACCCGTCCCGGTACGCCACCGCGCGGGGCCGGGTCCTGGCGAGCCGCTCCAGGATCCGTGCCGCGTCCGTCCCCGGATGCGTCCGGCGCAGGGTGTCGACGGTGCCGTAGAAGGCGTCGACCGGGTCCCCGTCGTGGCGGACCCGCAGCAACTGGTTGGCCGCCTCCAGGAACGCCCGCCAGCCGTCCTCCCCGAGGACCGGCCGCCCCGCACGGAACAGGAGGGCCGCCTCGGCCGCGTCGTCCAGCAGCAGGCCGAGGGTCCGGTCCACCACGAGGTACGTCTTCTCCATGAGGTGCACCCGCGCCTGCCCGTCGATCGGGCCCTCCGGCGCGAGCAGCCACTCCAGTACCGCGCGGTGCTTCTCCCGCAGCAGGTGGTTCGCCTTGTACTCCTCGGCGGGCGACCGGATACGGTCCCGGATCTCCCCCACCACCGCCGCAGCCGACGCCATGGACAGCGAGACGCCGGCGTGCGCGAACACGTCCGTGTTGCCGCCGGTGAGGTTCTCACCGTCCGACCCCGACTCGTCGCAGGCGATCTCCAGCAACGCGCCCACCGCCCCGCCCTGCCGCCCGTCCGCAAGATTCCCGCTCACCGCACAGCCCCCTATCGTGTGCCCATGACCAGGATCCCGCACGAGACGTCCGGTGAACCGAATCCGCTGCAAGCCCTCACCCTCGACCGGCTCCGGCAGCGCACCAGCATGAAGTGGCGCACCTACCCGGAGGACGTGCTGCCGCTGTGGGTGGCCGAGATGGACGTACTGCTCGCCGAGCCCGTCGTGCGCGCCGTCACCGACGCGCTCCACCTCGGCGACACGGGCTACCCGGCCGGCACCGCCTACGCGGAGGCGCTGGCCGCCTTCGCCGGGAAGCGGTGGGGCTGGGAAGGGCTCGCCGTGGAGCGCACCGCGATCGTGCCCGACGTCATGCTGGGTGTCGTCGAGATGCTCAAACTGGTCACCGGACCCGGTGACACGGTGATCGTGAACCCGCCCGTGTACCCGCCGTTCTACCTGTTCGTGGAGCACATGGACCGGCGGGTGGCGCAGGCCCCGCTCGGGGCGGACGGGCGCATCGACTTGGGAGTCCTGGAGTCGTCGTTCCGGCAGGCCGTCGCGGGCGGGCGGCGAGCCGCCCATCTGCTGTGCAACCCCCACAACCCGACCGGCACCGTGCACACGGAAGAGGAACTGTCCGCCGTCGCCCGCCTCGCCGAGCGGTACGGAGTGCGCGTCGTCGCCGACGAGATCCACGCCCCGCTCGTGCTCGACGGCGCCGGCTTCGTGCCGTATCTGAGCGTGCCGGGCGCCGAGCGCGGCCTGTCCCTGATGTCGGCCTCCAAGGGCTGGAACCTGCCCGGGCTCAAGGCCGCCCTCGCGGTCGCCGGGCCCGGGGCAGCCGCCGACCTGGACCGCATGCCGGAGGAGGTGGGACACGGCCCCAGCCACGTGGCCGTCATCGCCCACACCGCCGCCCTGCGCGACGGCGTCACCTGGCTGGACGCCCTGCTGACCGGCCTCGACGGCAACCGGCGGCTGCTCGCCGACCTGCTCGCCGAGCACCTGCCCGCGGTCCGCTACCGCCCGGGCGACGCCACTTACCTGGCCTGGCTCGACTGCCGCGCCCTCGGGCTCGGCGACGACCCGGCCGACGTCTTCCTGCACCGCGGCCGCGTCGCCCTCAGCTCCGGCCTTCCCTTCGGCACCGGCGGCACCGGCCACGTCCGCCTCAACCTGGCGGCCTCACAGGAGGTGCTCACGGAGGCCGTGCGCAGGATGGCGGCGGCGCTGCACTGAACCCGGGGGCACGCTCGTAGACTTCCCGCCATGGACGACAGGACGCTGGACGAACTCGGCGCGGGCAAGTACCTGCTGGTCACCAGCTACCGCAGGAACGGCACGCCGGTCGCCACCCCGGTCTGGGTGGTACGCGACGGGGACGGGCTCGGCGTGTGGACGGCCGCCGACTCCTGGAAGGTGAAGCGGATCCGCAACCGCGCCGATGTGCTGGTCGGCCCCTGCGACCTGCGCGGCAACCCCACCGGCGACCAGGTGCCCGCGACGGCGGAGATCTGCGACGCGGCCGCCACCGCCCGCTACCGGCAGCTGATCGGCCGCAAGTACGGCCTGACGGGCCGGCTGACCCTGCTCGGCAGCCGGCTGCGCCGGGGCGTGGACGGCACGGTGGGCATCCGCATCACCCTCTGAGGCCCGGCAAGCGCTTTCGGCCGCAGGGGAGTGGGGACCCCGTCCACGGGAAAGGGCACCTGCCATGAGCCGAACTCCCGTCCTGCGCGCAGCCGTCGTCGGCACCGGCCACCGGGCCCAGCTGTTCACCCGTGGCCTGGCCGAACGCCCCGGCCATGTCGTGGCCGCGCTGTGCGATCCCAGCCCCACCCGGATGGCCTTCCACAACCGGCTGCTGGCCGAGAGGGGCGCACCGGCCGCCACCGCGTGGGAGCCCGACCGGTTCACCGACCTGCTCGCCGAGGAGGGCATCGACGAGGTCGTCGTCACCACCGTCGACGCCGAGCACGACCGCTACATCGTCCCCGCGCTGAAGGCGGGCTGCCGGGTCGTCACCGAGAAGCCGATGACCGTCGACGCCGGGCGCTGCTCCCGCATCCTCGACACCGTCCGCGAGACCGGCAACTCCCTGACGGTCGCCTTCAACTACCGCTTCAACCCCGTGCATGAGAAGGTCCGCGCCCTGCTCGCCGGCGGCGCGATCGGCGAGGTGCTGTCGGTCCACTTCGAGTGGCTGCTCGACGTACGGCACGGCGCCGACTACTTCCGCCGCTGGCACCGCGAGAAGCGGCACAGCGGCGGCCTGATGGTGCACAAGTCCTCGCACCACTTCGACCTGGTGAACTGGTGGCTCGCCGACGAGCCCCGGGAGGCCTTCGGCTACGGGCGGCTCGGCTTCTACGGCCGCGAGGCGGGGGAGCGGCACGGACTGCGCCGGGACTACGACCGCGCCCACGGCGCCGAGCCGGCCGCCGACGACCCCTTCGCCCTGGACCTCGCCGCCGACGCCACCCTGCGCGCCCTCTATCTGGACGCCGAACGCGACGACGGCTATCTGCGCGACCGCAACGTCTTCGACGGGCCGGTGACCATCGAGGACGACATGTCCGTCCTGGTGCGCTACGCGCGCGGCGCGACGATGACGTACCACCTGACCGCCTACTCCCCCTGGGAGGGCTACCGGGTGATGTTCAACGGCAGCGCGGGCCGGCTGGAGCTGGAGGTGGAGGTGGAGGAGAGCCCCTGGCAGCCGC contains these protein-coding regions:
- a CDS encoding Gfo/Idh/MocA family protein; this encodes MSRTPVLRAAVVGTGHRAQLFTRGLAERPGHVVAALCDPSPTRMAFHNRLLAERGAPAATAWEPDRFTDLLAEEGIDEVVVTTVDAEHDRYIVPALKAGCRVVTEKPMTVDAGRCSRILDTVRETGNSLTVAFNYRFNPVHEKVRALLAGGAIGEVLSVHFEWLLDVRHGADYFRRWHREKRHSGGLMVHKSSHHFDLVNWWLADEPREAFGYGRLGFYGREAGERHGLRRDYDRAHGAEPAADDPFALDLAADATLRALYLDAERDDGYLRDRNVFDGPVTIEDDMSVLVRYARGATMTYHLTAYSPWEGYRVMFNGSAGRLELEVEVEESPWQPPLSRITSAVGAVHGDTAAEHAGGARLTLRPLWQPPEDVPLAVAHEAHGGGDPRMLDALFGPVGPAAPADTGAAAHPTATERDGALALAVGLAANRSFETGRPVRTDELIAG
- a CDS encoding DMT family transporter: MGALLALSSAVVYGIVDFAGGLLSRRVHHTAVTFLGQLGGLLLACAAALLLPADAVHLADLLWGALSGVGSGTAMWFLNRGLSRGDMSVVVPVSAVTGVALSVLCGVLVLGDRPGAVAWLGIAVTVPSLWFVAGGRAGAGKGTADGLVASLGVAVQYLALGQAGPGSGLWPVAAGRVAAVLVLLPDAARHARRLKLPPVRCVRAVLIGAGAALGLVLYLLAAQRQLLAVAVVLASLYPALPVVLGLALLRERISRRQAVGLLGAGIATVLLTLG
- a CDS encoding S1 family peptidase gives rise to the protein MRHARRRVVRRVTRLAAVGGLLLGGAMVTNAVASEPPAPVIGVPFTAPPATGEGTDLVSRLGNARTAGSWIDSAGRPVVAVTDEKAAAEVKRAGAQAKMVRHSMSDLKSAASTLRSAPRVAGTSWALDYKSNQVVVRGDSTVSASAWSRMTEVAEGIGSFVRMERTEGTFTTRINGAQPILSTAGRCSAGFNVTDGKSDFILTAGHCGPDGSVWFADDRGRQQVGTSLRGSFPGDDYSLVKYDGGRAGKGADVVAVGDGKGVRITGVADAEVGQKIFRSGSTSGLRQGEVTALNATVNYPEGTVTGLIETNVCAEPGDSGGPMFADGIAIGLTSGGSGDCKAGGTTFFQPVTKALTELGVKLIVAKSSGGTGAAPAPSASPGAASPGSSAPITGTDVSTLLSRLTDPRNVGPGMLVIGGSLVALVATRWIRAEQDRKAYRQYYSATWG
- a CDS encoding ROK family transcriptional regulator, with amino-acid sequence MTEGTAGWLPLSAGERSVAIEVLVHGPLSRTELARRLGLSAGSLTRLTKPLIESGLLVEVPEADAPGESRQGRPSQPLEVVADSGFFLGFKITEDMVYGVVTSLRSHIVARYDRPLTTHDPGEVADVLAEMTAELATGHPRLAGIGIGVGGFVQDRAVVGESPFLLWRDVPLADLVEQRTGLPVVVENDVAALVEAETWFGAGRGLERFVVLTIGAGLGYGLVLGGRRVPFAEEDRGFGRHWIVDSNGPLTPDGRRGSAVSLLTIPSIRYQIRAATGGDHTYDEILALAAAGDPMPARVVDEAARALGTLVAQISNFVMPQKILLAGEGVGLMDVAGKTVEETIREHRHPLAAPVGLETKVSDFHDWARGAAVLAIKVLVLGSAEA
- a CDS encoding MalY/PatB family protein, whose amino-acid sequence is MTRIPHETSGEPNPLQALTLDRLRQRTSMKWRTYPEDVLPLWVAEMDVLLAEPVVRAVTDALHLGDTGYPAGTAYAEALAAFAGKRWGWEGLAVERTAIVPDVMLGVVEMLKLVTGPGDTVIVNPPVYPPFYLFVEHMDRRVAQAPLGADGRIDLGVLESSFRQAVAGGRRAAHLLCNPHNPTGTVHTEEELSAVARLAERYGVRVVADEIHAPLVLDGAGFVPYLSVPGAERGLSLMSASKGWNLPGLKAALAVAGPGAAADLDRMPEEVGHGPSHVAVIAHTAALRDGVTWLDALLTGLDGNRRLLADLLAEHLPAVRYRPGDATYLAWLDCRALGLGDDPADVFLHRGRVALSSGLPFGTGGTGHVRLNLAASQEVLTEAVRRMAAALH
- a CDS encoding carbohydrate ABC transporter permease, with protein sequence MTIASSSPPSRLPTGGAAEASSRTGTPQGVSGEDRGDGRLAALFIAPALLGFLVFLLWPTLRGIYLSFTRFNLLTPAEWVGLDNYVRMVNDPIFWDSLWVTVEYVAINIGVQTVAALAMAVLLQRLTQSAMLRGIVLTPYLMSNVVAGLVWLWILDTQLGIGNEIISGLGVDRIPFLADETWAIPTIALINVWRHVGYTALLLFAGLQAIPNDMYEAARVDGASEWRMFWRITMPLLRPVLAVVLIMTVIGSFQVFDTVAVTTAGGPANATNVLQYYIYSSAFGRFQFGYASAMSVALLVVLSAITILQYRLTRAGRTDLG
- a CDS encoding PPOX class F420-dependent oxidoreductase, producing the protein MDDRTLDELGAGKYLLVTSYRRNGTPVATPVWVVRDGDGLGVWTAADSWKVKRIRNRADVLVGPCDLRGNPTGDQVPATAEICDAAATARYRQLIGRKYGLTGRLTLLGSRLRRGVDGTVGIRITL
- a CDS encoding carbohydrate ABC transporter permease, which translates into the protein MAAVTTPTPTTLRPVRRRFPFGRAAAWTVMGLIVLITLLPFYWILRTALSTNAGLSADPTNPLPVDLTTSGFERALGLQSAEEAVAQGGAGGGLDFWRYLLNSVLVSTLITGCQIFFSAMAAYAFSRLRWRGRDKVFGLFLAGMMVPAIFTLLPNFVLIKQLHLIDTLLGIALPTMFMTPFAVFFLRQFFMNIPKEVEEAALLDGAGKIKIFFRVVLPMASTPIITLGVLTYITSWNDYFWPLMVSYSDSSRVLTVALAVFRAQTPATGVDWSGLMAATLIAALPMLVLFACFARRIVSSIGFTGIK